One window from the genome of Mauremys mutica isolate MM-2020 ecotype Southern chromosome 4, ASM2049712v1, whole genome shotgun sequence encodes:
- the LMOD1 gene encoding leiomodin-1 isoform X2, whose translation MCQTALTEEGTPAERKRDPRNLEGKGKEARSQDLVRKRDFDLGKERNKGECAQKTSYKGKEELESKCNEKPKGEKAPKDKDKAIDKKLIGKDRKEEEKSAAPKKQLGKDRKEEEKSAVPKKELGRNRKGEEKREKESKEEERCSALKKYSKVDGREKSLTDSKGVTEEKAPPAPETEPKQIPENSSSKPVDSPPSQTKEEEEAASSIFDEPLERVKNNDPEMMEVNVNNSDCITSEILVRFTEALEFNTVVKVFSLANTRADDHVAFAIAIMLKSNKSLTSINLDSNHITGKGILAIFRALLQNNTLTELRFHNQRHICGGKTEMEIAKLLKENTTLLKLGYHFELAGPRMTVTNLLSRNMDKQRQKRLQEQKQVQERSEKKDLLEVPKAGSLLKASPKPSPQSSPKSSPWSSPKSSPKKGGPPAAPPPPPPPLAPPLINENIRNSLSPATQRKMVEKALPAQEKNSRDQLLAAIRSSNVKQLKKVDVPKLLQ comes from the exons GAAGGGACGCcagcagagaggaagagagacCCCAGGAACCTGGAAGGAAAGGGCAAGGAAGCTCGTTCCCAAGACCTTGTCAGGAAACGAGACTTTGATCTGGGAAAAGAACGTAACAAAGGAGAATGTGCTCAGAAAACAAGTTACAAAGGGAAGGAAGAATTAGAGAGTAAATGCAATGAAAAACCCAAAGGAGAAAAGGCCCCCAAGGACAAAgacaaggccattgacaaaaaaCTCATAGGAAAGGAcagaaaggaagaagagaagagtgcaGCACCAAAGAAACAGCTAGGAAAGGAcagaaaggaagaagagaagagtgcaGTACCAAAGAAAGAGCTAGGAAGGAAtagaaaaggagaagaaaagagagaaaaggagagtAAAGAAGAAGAAAGGTGTTCAGCTTTAAAGAAATACTCAAAGGTTGATGGTAGGGAGAAATCACTTACAGACTCCAAAGGTGTCACTGAGGAAAAGGCTCCTCCAGCACCAGAGACAGAGCCTAAACAGATCCCAGAAAACAGCTCCTCAAAACCTGTGGATAGCCCCCCAAGCCAGaccaaggaagaggaagaagcagCTTCCAGTATTTTTGATGAGCCCTTAGAAAGAGTGAAGAATAATGATCCAGAGATGATGGAAGTCAATGTCAATAACTCCGACTGCATCACCAGTGAAATCCTGGTGCGCTTCACAGAGGCCTTGGAATTTAACACTGTGGTCAAAGTGTTTTCACTGGCCAATACCCGTGCTGATGACCATGTTGCATTTGCCATTGCCATTATGTTGAAGTCAAACAAGTCACTAACCAGCATCAATCTGGACTCTAACCACATCACAGGTAAAGGGATCCTGGCCATCTTCCGTGCCCTGCTGCAGAACAACACCCTGACAGAGCTGCGTTTCCATAACCAGAGACACATCTGCGGGGGGAAGACAGAGATGGAGATAGCCAAGCTGCTGAAGGAGAATACCACCCTCCTGAAGCTGGGCTATCATTTTGAATTGGCAGGTCCCCGCATGACAGTCACAAACCTGCTGAGTAGGAACATGGACAAGCAGAGGCAGAAACGTCTGCAGGAACAGAAGCAGGTTCAGGAACGTAGTGAGAAGAAGGACCTGCTAGAGGTGCCAAAGGCAGGCAGCTTGCTAAAGGCGTCCCCCAAGCCTTCGCCACAGTCATCCCCAAAATCTTCCCCGTGGTCTTCCCCTAAAAGTTCTCCTAAGAAGGGTGGGCCTCCGgctgcacctcccccacccccacctccactaGCCCCACCCCTGATCAATGAAAATATAAGgaattctctctctccagccacccagaggaAGATGGTGGAGAAGGCACTTCCTGCTCAGGAGAAGAACTCAAGGGACCAGCTGTTGGCAGCCATTCGATCCAGCAATGTCAAACAGCTAAAGAAG GTGGACGTCCCAAAACTATTGCAATAG